One segment of Caldanaerobius polysaccharolyticus DSM 13641 DNA contains the following:
- a CDS encoding efflux RND transporter periplasmic adaptor subunit, which produces MKRFYLGLLLIFSVLIFSACSGEKQSNRIYTGTIEATEVNIQSEIAGRITDVYVKEGDEVKKGEKIAQLDVKQYQEQAKAAKAALDIAQLKYDRVKNTNGAELDAAKLNLEQAQAAYSLANLAVEKGIITAPMDGTITGVYLNRGEVVASGGIVAQLSDLGDLWVKIYVPEKELYKVSLNEKVYVKVDFLKGYVTGKVIFISPEGEFTPKNAVTRSSKEDVVHEVKVQIMDHIKDLKPGMLADVRI; this is translated from the coding sequence TTGAAGCGTTTTTATTTGGGCCTGCTTTTAATATTTAGCGTATTAATTTTTTCCGCATGTTCTGGTGAAAAACAGAGCAATCGTATTTACACGGGGACAATTGAGGCCACTGAAGTAAATATACAGTCTGAAATTGCCGGGCGTATAACGGATGTTTACGTCAAAGAAGGCGATGAGGTGAAAAAAGGCGAGAAAATTGCTCAACTGGATGTGAAGCAGTATCAAGAGCAGGCAAAGGCTGCAAAGGCGGCATTGGACATAGCGCAATTGAAGTATGATAGGGTAAAAAATACAAATGGAGCAGAGTTAGATGCAGCAAAACTCAATTTGGAACAGGCTCAGGCAGCGTACTCTCTTGCAAATTTAGCGGTGGAAAAGGGCATTATAACGGCTCCGATGGACGGCACTATAACAGGCGTATATTTAAATAGAGGAGAAGTAGTTGCGTCGGGAGGAATCGTAGCGCAGCTGTCGGACCTCGGGGATCTATGGGTCAAAATATACGTGCCTGAAAAGGAACTTTATAAAGTTTCGCTAAATGAAAAGGTTTACGTGAAAGTGGACTTCTTGAAAGGCTATGTGACAGGCAAAGTTATTTTTATTTCTCCTGAAGGGGAATTTACCCCTAAAAATGCCGTTACACGATCATCAAAAGAAGATGTGGTCCACGAGGTAAAGGTACAGATTATGGATCACATCAAAGATCTAAAGCCGGGTATGCTCGCTGATGTCAGGATTTGA
- the galU gene encoding UTP--glucose-1-phosphate uridylyltransferase GalU, giving the protein MIKKAIIPAAGLGTRFLPATKAQPKEMLPIVDKPTIQYIVEEAISSGVEDILIITGRNKRSIEDHFDKSVELELELKKKGQEELLNLIEDITNMVNIHYIRQKEAKGLGHAVYCARAFVGNEPFAVLLGDDVVDSKKPVLKQMIEQYEKYRCSIIGVQEVPYEDVSKYGIVDCQRVEKNLFKVKDLVEKPKKETAPSRMAILGRYIITPRIFDILENLKPGAGGEIQLTDALKELLRYESIYAYNFEGKRYDIGDKLGFLKATVEFALKRGDLKDQFEDYILQIAESIAKKRKGGD; this is encoded by the coding sequence TTGATTAAAAAGGCGATAATACCTGCGGCAGGATTGGGAACCAGATTTCTGCCAGCTACAAAGGCGCAACCCAAAGAAATGTTGCCCATAGTAGACAAACCCACTATACAGTACATCGTGGAGGAAGCGATTAGTTCTGGAGTTGAAGACATCCTTATAATCACAGGTAGAAACAAGAGATCCATTGAAGACCATTTTGATAAATCAGTGGAGCTAGAATTGGAGCTTAAAAAGAAGGGGCAGGAGGAACTTTTAAACCTCATAGAAGATATAACCAACATGGTGAATATACATTACATAAGGCAAAAAGAAGCCAAGGGTTTAGGCCATGCTGTATACTGCGCCCGAGCTTTTGTGGGCAACGAGCCTTTTGCTGTGCTGTTAGGAGATGATGTGGTCGATTCTAAAAAGCCTGTTTTAAAGCAGATGATAGAACAGTATGAAAAATACCGCTGTTCTATTATCGGAGTCCAGGAGGTGCCTTATGAAGATGTGAGCAAATACGGCATAGTGGATTGCCAGCGTGTAGAAAAAAACCTTTTTAAGGTTAAAGACCTGGTGGAAAAGCCTAAAAAAGAAACAGCCCCTTCCCGCATGGCCATATTGGGCAGATACATAATAACGCCGAGGATATTTGATATACTGGAGAATTTAAAGCCAGGCGCTGGAGGGGAAATACAGCTTACAGATGCGCTGAAAGAATTGTTGAGGTACGAGAGTATTTACGCGTACAACTTTGAGGGAAAAAGGTACGATATAGGCGATAAATTAGGCTTTTTAAAGGCTACAGTAGAATTCGCCCTTAAGAGGGGGGATTTAAAAGATCAGTTTGAGGACTATATCCTTCAAATAGCAGAGTCTATTGCTAAGAAAAGAAAGGGAGGAGATTGA